The following coding sequences are from one Triticum aestivum cultivar Chinese Spring chromosome 5A, IWGSC CS RefSeq v2.1, whole genome shotgun sequence window:
- the LOC123108061 gene encoding putative cyclin-dependent kinase F-2 — MAVRKRPAAVLASAKATHGGKRRRVRIGSTEDYEFDDAPCLGKGSFGTVVRARHRATGRTVAIKFPCGSEDPADAAAELRREAGFLAACAGNPYVVGSHGLVCDPATPRLGLAMEYVAGPSLHAFLRERAPLPEPIVCAYMWRLLTGAEKMHRLGIVHRDLKPSNVLVGKGGKILKICDLGLAMSLRTADRTRCSDAGTLPYMAPEVLLGKPDYDAGADTWSLGCVMAEMLTGRPLFKGDVRRDDAVRQLRTIFRVLGSPDDRTWPEFTSLPLAGAVRRSFQFREQQRSTVGDLFPAEMLSEDGYQVLKGLLECNPGKRLTAAAALQLPWFMPEIDIDTNADDAFIPPATPKEENLLRIPLEMWKNAQRLECA; from the coding sequence ATGGCCGTCCGCAAGCGACCTGCCGCAGTCCTCGCCAGCGCGAAGGCCACCCACGGCGGCAAGAGGAGGCGCGTCCGGATCGGCAGCACCGAGGACTACGAGTTCGACGACGCGCCCTGCCTCGGCAAGGGCAGCTTCGGCACCGTCGTCAgggcgcgccaccgcgccaccggCAGGACCGTCGCGATCAAGTTCCCCTGCGGCTCCGAGGACCCCGCCGACGCCGCTGCCGAGCTCCGGCGCGAGGCCGGATTCCTCGCGGCCTGCGCCGGGAACCCTTACGTCGTCGGCTCCCACGGCCTCGTCTGCGACCCGGCCACCCCAAGGCTCGGGCTCGCCATGGAGTACGTCGCCGGGCCGAGCCTCCACGCTTTCTTGCGGGAGAGGGCGCCGCTCCCGGAGCCCATCGTGTGCGCCTACATGTGGCGGCTGCTCACCGGCGCCGAGAAGATGCACAGGCTCGGCATCGTCCACCGCGACCTCAAGCCATCCAACGTCCTCGTCGGGAAAGGGGGCAAGATCCTCAAGATTTGCGACCTCGGCCTCGCCATGTCCCTGCGCACGGCCGACCGGACGCGGTGCAGCGACGCCGGCACGCTGCCGTACATGGCGCCCGAGGTGCTCCTGGGGAAGCCGGACTACGACGCGGGGGCGGACACGTGGTCACTCGGGTGCGTCATGGCCGAGATGCTCACCGGCAGGCCGCTGTTCAAGGGCGACGTAAGGAGGGACGATGCGGTACGCCAGCTCCGCACTATCTTCCGCGTCCTCGGCTCGCCGGACGACAGGACGTGGCCGGAGTTCACGTCGCTGCCGCTCGCCGGTGCGGTGCGGAGATCGTTCCAGTTCCGGGAGCAGCAGCGCAGCACGGTGGGAGACCTCTTCCCCGCGGAGATGCTGTCCGAGGACGGTTACCAGGTCCTGAAAGGGCTTCTTGAGTGCAACCCCGGCAAGCGGCTGACTGCGGCCGCCGCGCTCCAGCTCCCGTGGTTCATGCCTGAGATCGACATCGACACAAACGCCGACGACGCGTTCATCCCGCCAGCAACGCCCAAGGAGGAGAATCTGCTAAGGATCCCACTTGAGATGTGGAAGAATGCGCAACGGCTTGAGTGTGCTTGA